From the genome of Agromyces intestinalis:
AAGCCACACCATGGGACAGCCGAGACCGCATCGCCCGGGTCCTGCAGACACTGCGGATGCGCGGGGTCTTCTACTGCCGCTCCGAGCTGACCCAGCCCTGGGGGCTGGAGATGCCGGCGATCCCCGACTCGGTGAGCTTCCACGTGCCGACGTTCGGATCGTGCTGGCTCCGCGTCGACGGCGTCGACCCCGTCGAACTGCGTCCCGGTGACCTCGCACTCGTGCCGCACGGCCGTGGGCACGAGATCCTGAGCTCGCCGGGTATCGGGTCATCGCGGGTCGACCTGCTCCCGCAGCACTACCTCGGACCGCACTATTCGGTGCTCCGGCACGGCGGTGGCGGCCGTGCGACACAGCTGATCTGCGGAATCGTCGCGTTCGATGACCCGGCCGCCCGCGAGCTCGTGCGCGGCCTGCCGAAGATACTGACGGTGAGCGGCGATGAACCTGTCATGGCGTCGTCCGTCCGAGACACCCTGCGCCTCATGGCCGACGAACTCACTCGCGCGCAACCCGGCGCGGAGGCCGTCGCCACGCGGCTCTCCGACATCCTCGTCGTGCAGGCCATTCGCGCCTGGCTCGCACACGACCCCACCTCGCACGACGGCTGGCTGCTGGCCCTGCACGACGATCGGATCGGAGGAGCCCTCGAGGCGATGCACGCCGAACCCCACCGAGCGTGGAACCTCGAGCAGCTCGCACGCGTCGCCACGATGTCGAGATCGGCGTTCAGCGCACGATTCACCGGCATGGTCGGCGAGGCGCCCATGGCCTATCTCACTCGCTGGCGCATGAGCCTCGCCGTCAACCGGCTGCGCGACGACCGCGCGACGGTCGCCCAGGTCGCCGCCGAAGTCGGCTACGAGTCGGAGGCAGCCTTCACCCGCGCGTTCGCCCGCACCATCGGGCAGACGCCGGGCGCCGTGCGCCGGCAGGCAGCGCCGGCATCGGCGTCGGCGTCGGGGTCGAACGCTCTCTGAGTACGAGGCTCGCCCGCGAGCGGGATCGGTCGCGGTTCGAATCGAACACGCGCAGCAGTTCGTTCCGGTATCGGACGGGATTCCCATCTCCCGGCGGCTCGCCGACATCCGGATCGAGATCGATCAGTACGTCGACACGCTCCCAACGCACCCGCGGCCACGACCGAGGTACTCAACGCTCCGGAGCACCGGCAGACGGCACCGGCCGCGGGATGTTCTGGAGCCGGAGCGTCCCGCGCGCGACGAGGACGCCACGCTCGTCGCGGATGACGACCTCCCAGAGCTGTTGGACCCTGCCCTGCTGCAACGCTTCGGCGACGACGGAGAGTCGCGCATCCGTGACGGCGCGGATGAAGTCGGTCTCGTTGTGGACGCCGACGGCGAACTGACCGCGATCCGCCACCCGGCGATCAGCAGCAGCGCGCTCCCCTGCCCTTGCGAGATCCATTCCAGCTCCGCGCCGTCGGTCGTTCGGGTCCGGCCGGACCGAGGGAACGTGGTCAACTCGCGCGTCCTTCCTGTGCGTGGCCATCTCGCAGGCATGCGGACACCGTCACTCCATCGAACACCACACCCATCGACGAGAGGAATCGATCCGCATGAACATCGACGAACGCGAGGCGTTGGTCCTCTGCTGCCTTCTCTGGGCCGCCCCGGGACACGCCGACGATCTCAGCGACTACGAGGATCGCGTGCTCAGCCTGCTCGGCGACCACGACGGTGCGGTCGTACACCGTGCGATCGCCGACGGTGAAGATGGCCGCCCGAACGAAGTCCAGATCTATCGATTCGGCAGCCGCGACGCGCTCGAGAGCTATCTGTCGGACCCTCGGCGCACCGCGATGAGCGAGGAACGCGATCGGGTCATCGCCCGTACCCAGCTGTTCCCGATCCGGCTGACGAGCGGCGGCGGAGCATCCTGATGAGGGGCGGCCCGACTCCCACGGTCGTGCGCGCCGCACATCCGGATGATGCACTCGCAATGGCGAAGGTGCACGTCCGGTCGTGGCGTGAGACCTACCCGGAGATCACGCGCGATGACGTCCTGGACGACCTCGAACTCGCCGGGGGCTCATGATCCCCTTCAGCGGGTGTCCCTGAAGCATGGCTATCGGCGCGGCACCAAGCCCTGGATGATGCGCGCCAGCTCTGCGACCGCCTCATCGACGAGCGGGTCGGCGAGATTGCCGTAACTGAGTACGAGCGCCTCTGGTCGCGGCGTCTCCGAGGCGCGGTACCACGCGGCATCCGAAACCTCGACGCCCGCCGCCGCGGCCGCCGTGACGACCGATGCCGCAGTCATGCCGGACGGCAGCGCGAGTACGGCGTGCATGCCGGCCTCGATGCCGGTCAGCCTGGCGCCGGGGAGCTCGCGCGCAACCGCCGCCGCGAGCGTGGCACGGCGCCGGCCGAGGCGAATGCGACTCGCACGCAGGTGCCGCGCGAAGTCGCCGCCCTCGACGAACTCGGCGAAGGCCAGCTGGTCGAGCGTCGACGGCCGGGATGATGTCGGCGGAAGCGCGGCCTGCAGCCACTCCGGTACGACCGCCCAACCGATGCCGAACGCCGGTGAGACGCTCTTGCTGAGAGAGCCGAGCAGCACCGTGCGCTCGGGCGCGTGCCGTTGCAGCGCCGCGATCGGCCGTCGATCGTAGCGGAACTCGGCGTCGTAGTCATCCTCGATCAGCACGGCGTCCTGCTCCCGCGCCCACCGCGCGAGGGCTTCGCGCCGCCCGGGCGAGAGCGCCGCACCGAGCGGAAACTGATGTGCCGGCGTCACGAGGGCCACTCGCGCACCCGTGCGGTGCGCGGTATCCACGAGCGCGTCGACGTCGACCCCGTCGTCGTCGACCGGTACCGGCACCGGCGCGAGGCCATGCTGGGCGGCGATCGTACGCAGCGCCGACCAGCTCGGGTCCTCGACGAGCAGGTGGGTGTGCCCCAGCGTTCGCAGTGCCGCCGCCACCCGGTCCACCGCGTCGCGCGTGCTGGCTGTGACCACAACCTCGGCCGGGCCTGTGAGCGCATTGCGCGAGGCGACGAGGTGGGCCGCGACCGCGGCGCGGGCACGTGGATTTCCGTTTCGAGGCGATTCGGTGAGTTCGGCGTCAGGCAGCACGGCCAGGGCTCGGCGCATGGCCGCGATCCACCGATCGCGGGGCGCGAACCGGAGATCGGGTTTCCCGGCTCCGAGGTCGAAGCGTGCCGGAGCCGGCCTGGAGGTCGCCATGTCGACCGCGCCCCCGCCGACGTCGGCGCGCCGATCACCTCGACCCGATTGCGGCGGGAGTGCCTGCGCGAGCGGAGAGGCTTTGGGCGGCGGAACACGCGTGCCTGCGCCCACGCGCGCTTCGAGCACGCCCTCGGCCACGAGTTGCCCGTAGGCCTCGGTGACCACCCAGCGGGATATGCCGAGTCGTGCTGCGAGCAGCCGGGAAGGCGGCAGTACGGAGCCTGGCGCGAGACGGCCATCTCCGATCGCGGCACGCAACGCCCGTTCCATGCGATCTCGGAGCCGCCCGGCCTCGGCATCGAGATCGAGCAGCACCTCCCACGCGAGGGCGGTATTCCCCAGATTGGCCTGGTCAGAAGACATGAAGTTGGATTGTAGTGCCGGACCTATGGATGCCTACCGTTGAAGCATCCACTCGTCTCGACAGGAGTTCCACCTATGCGCTACCGCACCATCGGCAACGGCCGGACCGCCTTCGACGTGTCCACGATCTGCCTCGGCACGATGTGGTTCGGCACTCGCACGCCCGAGCCGACCGCGTTCGCCATCCTCGACCGCTTCGTCGACGCCGGCGGCACGTTCCTCGACACGGCGAACAACTACAACGCGTGGGGTGAGGGCTATGGCCGCGACTCCGAGGACGTGATCGGCCGCTGGCTCGCGAGCCGTCCCGGCGTGCGCGATCGGGTGCGCATCGCAACCAAGCTCGGTGCGGCGAAGCGCGACCCGAAGCTCCCGCTCTCGAGCACGCCCCCGACGAACTTCCAGGGCCTCAGTGCCCGTGTGATCGACGCTGAGGCCCGCCTGAGCCTGCGGCACCTCGGCGTCGAGCACCTCGACGTGCTCTACGGGCACGTCGACGACCGCGACACCCCGCTCGCCGAAACGGTCGGCGCGTTCGGCGCACTGCAGGACGAGGGCGTCGTCGGCATCACGGGTATCTCGAACGTCGCTGTTTGGCGTGTCGTCGAGGCCCGCGAGGAGGCCGTTCGGCAGGGTATCGCTCCCTATGGACTCGTGCAGCAGCAGTACAGCTATGTGCACCCGGAACAGGGACGGCTCAACTTCGCGACGCCTGAGCTCCTCGACTACGCGGCATCCACTGGCGTCGACGGCCGCCCGCCGCTGACCGTAGTGGCATACTCTCCACTGCACCAGGGCGCGCTCGTGAACCCCGCGAAGTCGCTCTGGGGCGGCACCAATCACCCGACCTCGCACGAGCGACTCGACCGCCTGCGCGGGATCGCGGCAGAGCTGGATGTCACACCCAACCAGCTCGCGCTCGCCTGGATGCTCGGCGGTGAGACGCCTGTCGTGCCGATCGTCGGAGCTTCGAGCGTCGCTCAGCTGGAGGAAGCGCTCGGCGCGGCCGAACTCGACCTCGACCCGGAGGTACGCACCCGCCTTGACTCGGAGTGGGCAGCCCTGCACACCGCGCCGGTTGCGGCCTGAGCCCAGGACATCCGTCGGATCGCGGGCGAGTGGTCCAGCATGGTCGTTCAGTCGGCCACGAGGAATGCGATCCCTGTCGCCGTTACTCCCGCACGGGACGGCGCGCGATCAGCGCGTTGTCCCTCGGGTGGCGCAGGCCGGGTGCCGTCGCGGGGGTGAGCTCCCCGAGCGGCCTTCTCGCGATCGTTCCGGTGACGGTGCTCTCGCCGCTGACCACCCACGTGCCGCCCACGTTCAGGACGCGCGGGTAGAGCGTCTCACGCTTGGTGCGGGCGGCGGCCTTGGCGGTGCCCTTCGCCTGCTTCTCCTCGGCGATGAGCTTCCTCGCTCGGGCGACGTGCAGGTTGTACTTGGCACACAGGGCATTCATGAACGCGCTCTTCGGCAGGGGCGTCGGGTAGCCGTGGCCTTGGAAGAGCAGGCCGCTCTTGCCGGAACTCACGACGACAGCGTTCTCGAGCTTCCACACGTCGGGGTCGCCCTTCGTGAGAGGGTCGTAGGTCGGGTCGTTGTAGAAGACGACGTGGTCGCCGATCACGAGCTCGGACTCGCTCGCCAGCGTGACCTTGCTCAGCGGCTGCGTCGTCACGACGTTCTTGCCGTCCGAGATGCTCGTGCTCTTGGCCAGGTCGGCGAAGCCGTCGTACTTGAGCACCGGGACGATGTTGCCCATCCTGACGTTGCTATTGAACATCTCCACGCCGATCGTCTCGGCCCACGCTCGGAACTCGATCACGCTGATCAGGTAGTCGCAGTGGATGAGCGTGCGGGCCTTCGGATCGGTCTGCGGCGTGAACAGCGCGGTGATCGCCTGGTAGGCGTTCCGCTTGCCCCGGTCGGACAGCTCGAAGTAGTAAGCGTCGCCGCCCTTGTTCGGCCCCCACAAGCCCTCGGCCGCGTTGTTCACCTTTGCCGCGACGCCCTCGGTGCCGTCCCCCTTGCGGTTCGGGTAGCTGAAGCCCTTGGCCAGTCCCTTCTCGGTGCCCGCCTGCGTGTACTGCATGTAGATCGAGACGAGGACGCGCTGCTTGACATCGTCCACGAAGGGCCGAGTCGAGCCATAGCCCATCTCCTTCGCGGCCATCTGGCCGACGGTCTTCCGGATGAGATCGGTTCGGCCCTCCGAGGTGAGCGGCAGCTCCTCCGGCGGCGTCGCGATGAGCTCTGACAGCTCGCTCACCGCCAGCTCCTGCATCGCCGCGCTCTCCGACGCGGCGCCGAGGAAGCGCAGGATCGAGCCGATCTGGTCGGGCGGCCACGTTGAGAAGTCGGCCTTCTTGGCGTCGAGGAAGGTCCTCCACGCGGTCTTCGCGGTCTTCGCCTTGACGGTCTGCATGGCCATGACGAGGCGGGTCCCGCCGACGGCCATGCCGATCGCCTCGTCCCCCCGCACCTCGGCCTCGAGCGCCGCCAGCTCGGGGAGCAGGGAGTCCATGGCGTGGCCCTGGATGTCGGCGAGTTGCTTCTCCGGCGGGTCGGTGACCGGCGACTTCGTGGGCGGGGCCTTCCTGTCCCGCTGGACGTCCAGTAGCCCGGCGACGGCTGAGTTGCCAGCCGTGCGCTGGAGACGGATCCACGCGGCCGAGCGCGAGTCGGTGCCGACCTCGGTGGCAGTCGGTGTGCGTACCGATGCACGCTTCGTCGACCTTTCCCGCGCCGGAACACTCACGGTTTCGAGTCTGCCGGTTCCGTTCTCGTCAACGCAGGCCCGCCATGGGCAGC
Proteins encoded in this window:
- a CDS encoding AraC family transcriptional regulator, which codes for MEATPWDSRDRIARVLQTLRMRGVFYCRSELTQPWGLEMPAIPDSVSFHVPTFGSCWLRVDGVDPVELRPGDLALVPHGRGHEILSSPGIGSSRVDLLPQHYLGPHYSVLRHGGGGRATQLICGIVAFDDPAARELVRGLPKILTVSGDEPVMASSVRDTLRLMADELTRAQPGAEAVATRLSDILVVQAIRAWLAHDPTSHDGWLLALHDDRIGGALEAMHAEPHRAWNLEQLARVATMSRSAFSARFTGMVGEAPMAYLTRWRMSLAVNRLRDDRATVAQVAAEVGYESEAAFTRAFARTIGQTPGAVRRQAAPASASASGSNAL
- a CDS encoding PaaI family thioesterase; this encodes MADRGQFAVGVHNETDFIRAVTDARLSVVAEALQQGRVQQLWEVVIRDERGVLVARGTLRLQNIPRPVPSAGAPER
- a CDS encoding PLP-dependent aminotransferase family protein, which produces MSSDQANLGNTALAWEVLLDLDAEAGRLRDRMERALRAAIGDGRLAPGSVLPPSRLLAARLGISRWVVTEAYGQLVAEGVLEARVGAGTRVPPPKASPLAQALPPQSGRGDRRADVGGGAVDMATSRPAPARFDLGAGKPDLRFAPRDRWIAAMRRALAVLPDAELTESPRNGNPRARAAVAAHLVASRNALTGPAEVVVTASTRDAVDRVAAALRTLGHTHLLVEDPSWSALRTIAAQHGLAPVPVPVDDDGVDVDALVDTAHRTGARVALVTPAHQFPLGAALSPGRREALARWAREQDAVLIEDDYDAEFRYDRRPIAALQRHAPERTVLLGSLSKSVSPAFGIGWAVVPEWLQAALPPTSSRPSTLDQLAFAEFVEGGDFARHLRASRIRLGRRRATLAAAVARELPGARLTGIEAGMHAVLALPSGMTAASVVTAAAAAGVEVSDAAWYRASETPRPEALVLSYGNLADPLVDEAVAELARIIQGLVPRR
- a CDS encoding aldo/keto reductase; translated protein: MRYRTIGNGRTAFDVSTICLGTMWFGTRTPEPTAFAILDRFVDAGGTFLDTANNYNAWGEGYGRDSEDVIGRWLASRPGVRDRVRIATKLGAAKRDPKLPLSSTPPTNFQGLSARVIDAEARLSLRHLGVEHLDVLYGHVDDRDTPLAETVGAFGALQDEGVVGITGISNVAVWRVVEAREEAVRQGIAPYGLVQQQYSYVHPEQGRLNFATPELLDYAASTGVDGRPPLTVVAYSPLHQGALVNPAKSLWGGTNHPTSHERLDRLRGIAAELDVTPNQLALAWMLGGETPVVPIVGASSVAQLEEALGAAELDLDPEVRTRLDSEWAALHTAPVAA